One genomic segment of Catalinimonas alkaloidigena includes these proteins:
- a CDS encoding RagB/SusD family nutrient uptake outer membrane protein, with protein sequence MKTKSIISLVALLAFFGQSCESFLEEDLVSDVSASSYYTTPAGFEDAVDATYAWLKTTYGPPERGFTSTVFGTDIHTNGADGSHKVWNWYDNNFNSSQSFVSEIWRDWYKGINQANAVINRSADIEGLDAELVAQRLAEVRFIRAFFYWNLVKHFGDVHLTLEETEGIEVEANRTPMSEIYATAIIPDLENAVSVLPAEQSDYGRVTKPAAEFILAKVLLTRAYKPFAQSDDAARAEQLMSSVINNYGFELLEDFEALWEMDNQLNSEVIWSVQNTLDLILNGDDGNRGHLYFLMEYDKLPGMQRDTENGRPWKRFRPTDFLLGLWNRDIDSRYEKSYKHVWYANNAESIPTWSAEDAANGYGVEGEPKFQLGDTALFIPGPGRDAEWTAEREAATPYVVYTTDEYSERLYPTLKKFLDPLRPDRQWTQGSRDFVIARLADAYLIRAEARLMQGDLQGAAEDINVVRRRAAWPGEEDAMEITAADVDIDFILDERARELAGEMHRWFDLTRTGKLVERVRLYNNEAKDNIQDYHILRPIPQDQIDRTLGGYQQNPGYPGANTNG encoded by the coding sequence GCGGGTTTTGAAGATGCTGTGGATGCAACGTATGCATGGCTGAAGACTACCTATGGACCTCCTGAAAGAGGATTTACCTCTACTGTTTTTGGTACAGATATCCATACCAATGGTGCTGATGGTAGCCATAAAGTATGGAACTGGTATGACAATAATTTTAACTCCAGTCAGAGTTTCGTAAGTGAAATTTGGAGAGATTGGTATAAGGGGATCAATCAGGCCAATGCTGTCATCAACAGGTCCGCAGATATTGAAGGTTTAGATGCTGAGCTGGTTGCACAGAGACTGGCAGAAGTAAGATTTATCAGGGCATTTTTCTACTGGAATCTAGTGAAGCATTTTGGAGATGTACATTTGACTTTAGAAGAAACAGAAGGAATAGAGGTAGAAGCAAACAGAACTCCTATGTCTGAAATCTACGCTACGGCTATCATACCTGATCTTGAGAATGCCGTGAGTGTTTTGCCTGCTGAGCAAAGCGATTATGGAAGAGTGACTAAGCCTGCGGCTGAGTTTATTTTAGCCAAGGTATTACTGACCAGGGCTTACAAGCCATTTGCACAGTCTGACGACGCTGCCAGAGCGGAGCAACTGATGAGTTCAGTAATTAACAATTATGGTTTTGAGTTATTAGAAGACTTTGAGGCTTTGTGGGAGATGGACAATCAGCTCAACTCAGAAGTGATTTGGTCAGTTCAAAACACTTTAGATTTGATTTTGAACGGAGACGATGGTAACAGAGGACACCTTTACTTTTTAATGGAGTACGACAAACTGCCTGGTATGCAGCGTGATACCGAAAATGGACGCCCCTGGAAGCGTTTCCGTCCCACTGACTTTTTGTTGGGGTTATGGAATAGAGATATTGATAGCCGCTACGAAAAAAGTTATAAGCATGTATGGTATGCGAATAACGCAGAAAGTATACCTACTTGGTCTGCTGAGGATGCAGCAAATGGATATGGTGTAGAAGGTGAGCCTAAGTTTCAGTTAGGTGATACTGCTTTATTCATCCCAGGGCCTGGTAGAGATGCTGAATGGACTGCCGAACGTGAAGCTGCTACTCCTTATGTTGTGTATACTACTGATGAATATTCTGAAAGGCTATATCCAACGCTGAAAAAATTCCTTGATCCTTTACGTCCGGATAGACAATGGACTCAGGGTTCCCGTGATTTTGTAATTGCACGTTTGGCAGATGCCTACCTTATTCGTGCAGAAGCTCGTTTAATGCAGGGAGATTTACAGGGAGCAGCAGAAGATATTAACGTGGTACGCCGTAGAGCAGCTTGGCCAGGAGAAGAGGATGCTATGGAAATCACTGCAGCTGATGTAGATATTGATTTCATTCTTGATGAAAGAGCAAGAGAACTTGCTGGAGAAATGCATCGCTGGTTTGATTTGACCAGAACTGGAAAATTAGTAGAAAGGGTTCGTCTCTATAACAATGAGGCAAAAGATAATATACAGGATTATCATATACTTCGTCCAATTCCTCAAGACCAGATAGATAGGACATTGGGTGGTTATCAACAAAACCCTGGTTATCCCGGTGCTAATACAAATGGCTAG
- a CDS encoding SDR family oxidoreductase → MKHKQAFKDKVAIVTGSSMGIGKATAKLLGEQGAKVVLNGRTAERLEQTAANMKSIGLDVLAVQADMSKVDDCKKLIDETIKYYGRLDILINNAGMSSRGYFEELDPKVFQDMMNINFLGCVFPTRFAIPHLKESKGSVVFISSVAGIRGLPETIMYCASKMALTSIAESLKVELAEYHIHVGIVYVGITQNDEGKKVIGKDGKLVLLESREDRKAQNPEDVAKSIVKNIKKRKFKSILTLLGKVNFFANILIPRIVDRILIRAKGRINQMNK, encoded by the coding sequence ATGAAGCATAAGCAAGCCTTTAAAGATAAAGTGGCCATCGTTACTGGCTCCAGCATGGGAATTGGAAAAGCTACAGCAAAACTACTTGGAGAGCAGGGAGCAAAAGTGGTCCTGAATGGTAGAACTGCCGAGCGTCTGGAGCAGACTGCTGCAAACATGAAATCTATTGGTTTGGATGTACTGGCAGTGCAGGCTGACATGAGTAAAGTAGATGATTGTAAGAAGTTAATTGATGAGACGATCAAGTATTATGGCCGTTTGGATATTCTCATCAATAATGCGGGAATGTCATCCAGAGGGTATTTTGAAGAACTGGACCCTAAAGTTTTCCAGGACATGATGAATATTAACTTTTTGGGCTGTGTATTTCCTACTCGCTTTGCCATTCCCCATCTCAAAGAAAGTAAAGGAAGTGTGGTTTTTATTTCCAGTGTAGCCGGAATCAGAGGGTTGCCTGAAACAATCATGTATTGTGCTTCCAAAATGGCATTAACCTCTATAGCTGAATCACTGAAAGTAGAGCTTGCGGAATATCATATCCACGTAGGTATTGTCTATGTTGGAATCACTCAAAATGATGAGGGTAAGAAAGTGATTGGTAAAGACGGAAAACTGGTGCTCCTGGAGTCACGAGAGGATAGAAAAGCTCAAAACCCCGAAGATGTTGCGAAATCTATTGTAAAAAACATTAAGAAAAGGAAGTTCAAATCTATATTAACACTACTTGGTAAAGTTAATTTTTTCGCCAATATACTCATTCCTCGTATTGTTGATCGTATTCTTATCCGTGCAAAAGGTAGAATCAACCAAATGAATAAGTGA
- a CDS encoding CPBP family intramembrane glutamic endopeptidase, whose protein sequence is MDKISFTLAEQDIPAVISISLAIIGFIAFWFIAESPQRKASFDQKYSEEKATVLWVQFQKYTGVLFLGIIPLVICLITLPFSLTELGLGFHHTGTSMLWICGLSCIIFPLNISAAKRPQNLSMYPMIRAKVWDSKLIAINALATISYLFAYELLFRGILLTACVYSLGVWPAIVINVALYSAVHLPKGPAETIGALPFGLLICYITLTTGTIWVAVVIHIILSLSNDYLALHYNPEMKVKTRS, encoded by the coding sequence ATGGATAAAATTTCTTTTACACTTGCTGAGCAGGATATTCCGGCAGTCATCAGCATTAGTCTCGCCATTATTGGCTTTATTGCTTTTTGGTTTATTGCCGAGTCCCCCCAGCGAAAAGCTTCTTTTGATCAAAAATATTCTGAAGAGAAAGCCACTGTACTTTGGGTACAGTTTCAAAAATATACTGGCGTCCTTTTTCTGGGCATTATTCCCCTTGTCATCTGCCTGATTACCCTGCCTTTTTCACTGACTGAGCTCGGTCTGGGGTTTCACCACACGGGCACTTCCATGTTATGGATCTGTGGGTTGTCCTGTATTATTTTTCCATTAAACATCAGTGCTGCCAAAAGACCCCAGAATTTGAGTATGTACCCTATGATTAGGGCAAAAGTATGGGACAGTAAGCTCATTGCCATCAATGCCCTGGCTACCATATCATATCTGTTTGCATATGAGTTACTATTCAGAGGAATATTGTTGACTGCTTGTGTGTATAGCTTAGGCGTTTGGCCAGCTATCGTTATTAATGTGGCCCTGTATTCAGCAGTCCATTTGCCTAAAGGGCCTGCAGAAACAATAGGCGCTTTGCCTTTCGGTTTACTCATTTGTTATATCACCCTGACTACAGGAACCATATGGGTGGCAGTGGTGATTCACATCATCCTCTCACTCAGCAATGACTACCTCGCATTGCATTATAACCCTGAAATGAAGGTAAAAACCCGGTCATGA
- the scpB gene encoding SMC-Scp complex subunit ScpB, whose product MEFLKNHIEALIFCASKPIKIEDIQSCLNEMFDAEISLDDIKAAIDKIIEQYLDDQYPFQVFNIGGGYQFLTKPAYQASISILLKQQSNKRLSTAAMETLSIIAYKQPVTKANVEQIRGVGCDYAIQKLLEKSLIEIKGKEDTIGKPLLYGTTDFFMQYFGINRIGDLPTPKDFEKKENEIGLQEPDFDNEEDRKDTDIEDSDSDEKTSGTDTDI is encoded by the coding sequence TTGGAGTTTTTAAAGAATCATATAGAGGCGCTAATTTTTTGTGCCTCTAAGCCTATCAAAATAGAAGACATACAGAGTTGTCTAAATGAAATGTTTGACGCTGAGATTTCTCTGGATGATATCAAAGCAGCAATTGATAAAATTATTGAGCAGTACCTTGATGACCAATATCCCTTTCAGGTATTTAATATCGGTGGTGGGTATCAATTTCTTACCAAGCCCGCATATCAGGCCAGCATCAGTATATTACTAAAACAACAATCAAATAAAAGGCTTTCTACCGCAGCAATGGAAACTCTTTCAATCATTGCGTATAAGCAACCGGTCACTAAAGCGAATGTAGAGCAAATCAGAGGGGTGGGTTGTGATTATGCTATTCAGAAGCTGCTCGAGAAATCACTGATTGAGATTAAAGGCAAAGAAGATACCATAGGAAAACCGTTACTTTATGGTACCACTGATTTTTTTATGCAGTATTTTGGTATTAACAGAATTGGTGATCTTCCAACCCCTAAAGATTTTGAGAAAAAAGAAAATGAAATTGGATTGCAGGAGCCAGATTTTGATAATGAAGAAGATAGAAAAGATACTGATATAGAAGACTCAGATAGCGATGAGAAGACATCAGGTACTGATACCGATATCTAG
- a CDS encoding bifunctional folylpolyglutamate synthase/dihydrofolate synthase: MNYQEATKYLYDALPMFQRIGNAAFKKDLGNTLALCEYLGQPQDDFPSVHIAGTNGKGSSAHSIAAVLQEAGYKTGLYTSPHLKDFTERIRINGQPIDQQSVVDFVVHHRDFIDQLKPSFFETTVAMAFDYFSREKVDIAVIEVGMGGRFDSTNVIYPILSLITHIGLDHTAFLGDTLEKIAFEKAGIIKPDVPVVIGERQGATQAVFEKVAKDKNTSLHFAQDTYQVNIAAIVNGKYTVNVKKEDELIFNDLALSLGAHYQIKNLPGILKSVDVLKTLGYQITQEQIRTALGNVSQLTGLRGRWQIIQKKPLIICDTGHNQGAFEEIGLQLKHIQYNRLFVVIGMNEEKDPQTVLSLLPEHAYYLFCQADLPRAMPVELLTQKAEASGFSGESFKQVHAAYQRAKKLANKDDCIFVGGSTFVVAEIEDLS, encoded by the coding sequence ATGAACTATCAGGAGGCTACTAAATATTTGTACGATGCTTTGCCGATGTTTCAGCGGATTGGGAATGCGGCTTTTAAAAAAGATCTGGGAAACACACTGGCTCTATGCGAATATTTAGGTCAGCCTCAGGACGACTTCCCCAGTGTGCACATTGCGGGTACCAACGGAAAAGGAAGCAGTGCCCATAGTATCGCGGCCGTTTTACAGGAAGCAGGGTATAAAACGGGTTTATATACATCTCCACACCTCAAAGACTTTACGGAAAGGATCAGGATTAATGGTCAGCCTATTGATCAACAGTCAGTGGTTGATTTTGTCGTACATCACAGAGATTTTATAGATCAGCTAAAGCCTTCATTTTTTGAGACTACTGTCGCGATGGCTTTTGACTATTTCAGTCGTGAAAAAGTGGATATCGCAGTCATAGAAGTAGGTATGGGGGGACGGTTTGATTCTACCAACGTCATATATCCTATCCTAAGCCTTATTACCCATATTGGTTTAGATCATACTGCATTTTTAGGTGATACCCTGGAAAAGATCGCTTTTGAAAAAGCAGGTATTATTAAGCCGGATGTACCCGTAGTGATCGGAGAGAGGCAAGGAGCTACGCAGGCTGTTTTTGAAAAAGTTGCCAAAGACAAAAACACTTCCCTTCATTTTGCCCAGGACACTTATCAGGTAAACATCGCTGCAATTGTTAATGGTAAATACACTGTAAATGTAAAAAAGGAAGATGAGTTAATCTTTAATGACCTGGCTCTTTCTCTGGGAGCACATTATCAAATCAAAAACCTGCCTGGTATTCTCAAGTCAGTAGACGTGCTGAAAACACTGGGATATCAAATAACGCAGGAGCAGATACGCACTGCTTTGGGCAACGTAAGCCAGCTTACAGGACTCAGGGGACGCTGGCAGATCATTCAAAAGAAACCATTAATCATATGCGATACCGGGCATAATCAGGGCGCATTTGAAGAAATCGGGCTGCAACTCAAGCATATTCAATACAACAGACTTTTTGTGGTGATTGGTATGAATGAGGAAAAAGATCCGCAGACTGTATTATCACTACTACCAGAGCATGCGTACTATCTCTTCTGTCAGGCTGATTTGCCACGTGCCATGCCGGTGGAGTTGTTAACGCAAAAAGCAGAAGCTTCAGGTTTTTCCGGTGAAAGTTTTAAACAGGTACATGCTGCATATCAGAGAGCAAAAAAGCTAGCTAATAAAGATGATTGCATATTTGTAGGCGGAAGTACTTTTGTAGTAGCTGAAATTGAAGACTTATCATGA
- the trmB gene encoding tRNA (guanosine(46)-N7)-methyltransferase TrmB produces the protein MRSKLNRFKDNEERRNVVQPGKPIFDTIKGNWHQFFGNDHPIVFELGCGRGEYTVGLARRFPKRNYVGVDVKGARIWKGSSVAIEEGLLNVAFLRIRILEIEKYVEENELDEIWITFPDPRPKKRDIKRRLTSERFMDIYKKLLKKGGIVHFKTDNEALFAFTRALLEDRKDIINLEYTYDYHASKFKEELPDIVTKYEEQFMREGVKIKYLRFNFSD, from the coding sequence ATGAGAAGTAAACTAAACAGATTTAAAGATAACGAAGAGCGTAGGAACGTTGTGCAACCCGGTAAACCTATATTTGATACTATCAAAGGTAATTGGCATCAGTTTTTCGGAAATGATCATCCTATTGTTTTTGAATTAGGCTGTGGCAGAGGGGAGTACACTGTGGGGCTGGCCCGTAGGTTTCCTAAAAGAAATTATGTAGGTGTAGATGTAAAAGGCGCCAGAATCTGGAAGGGGAGCAGTGTAGCCATTGAAGAAGGGCTGCTTAATGTAGCATTCCTAAGAATCCGGATTCTGGAAATTGAGAAATATGTAGAAGAGAATGAGTTGGATGAAATCTGGATCACCTTTCCCGACCCCCGACCCAAGAAAAGAGACATCAAGCGCAGACTGACGAGCGAAAGGTTTATGGATATCTACAAAAAGCTTCTCAAAAAGGGAGGAATTGTTCATTTCAAGACTGATAATGAAGCGCTTTTTGCATTTACACGAGCACTACTGGAAGATAGAAAAGATATCATAAACCTTGAATATACCTACGATTATCATGCTTCAAAATTCAAAGAAGAGCTACCCGATATTGTTACCAAATACGAGGAGCAATTCATGCGTGAAGGAGTGAAGATAAAGTATCTGAGATTCAATTTTTCAGATTGA
- the lptB gene encoding LPS export ABC transporter ATP-binding protein, translated as MKRLRGENLVKKYKKRTVVDHISLEVSQGEIVGLLGPNGAGKTTTFYMIVGLIKPNEGQIFLDGQEITALPMYKRAKKGIGYLAQEASVFRKLSVEDNILAVLEMTKMSKKERHLKADALLEEFSLTHVRKNMGMVLSGGERRRTEIARALAVDPDFVLLDEPFAGVDPIAVEEIQTIVAQLKNKNIGILITDHNVNETLSITDRAYLMFEGKLLKAGSAEDLANDEQVRRVYLGQHFELKRKV; from the coding sequence ATGAAGAGACTTAGAGGTGAAAATCTGGTCAAAAAATATAAGAAAAGAACCGTAGTAGACCATATTAGTTTGGAGGTTTCTCAGGGAGAAATTGTCGGACTTCTAGGGCCCAATGGGGCAGGCAAGACGACTACTTTTTACATGATTGTAGGTTTGATCAAACCTAATGAAGGTCAAATTTTTTTGGATGGTCAGGAAATCACCGCTTTACCTATGTACAAGCGTGCCAAAAAAGGTATCGGTTATCTTGCCCAGGAAGCGTCGGTTTTTCGTAAGCTCAGTGTGGAAGACAACATTCTTGCCGTACTAGAGATGACCAAAATGTCCAAAAAAGAAAGACATCTGAAGGCTGATGCCCTACTTGAAGAATTTAGTCTAACACATGTGAGAAAAAATATGGGCATGGTACTGTCTGGCGGAGAAAGAAGACGTACCGAGATTGCCCGTGCCCTGGCAGTAGACCCTGATTTTGTGTTGCTTGACGAGCCTTTCGCTGGCGTGGACCCTATTGCAGTTGAAGAAATTCAGACGATTGTAGCCCAGCTCAAAAATAAGAATATCGGAATATTGATCACTGACCATAATGTCAACGAAACATTGTCCATTACTGATCGGGCTTATCTCATGTTTGAAGGAAAGCTACTTAAAGCCGGTAGCGCTGAAGACCTTGCCAATGATGAACAGGTAAGAAGAGTTTATTTGGGCCAGCATTTTGAACTAAAAAGAAAAGTTTAA
- a CDS encoding GH3 auxin-responsive promoter family protein: MKKRIHQIELFLKYPHDVQREVFVNLIDTAQKTVYGKAYHFHEINNFQDFQEQLPVVNYESLYPYIERVMRGESHILWPGKIKWFAKSSGTTNAKSKFIPVSAEALEDCHYKGGKDLLSIYVNNYPESRMFSGKNLAIGGSQQINPLDKNGESFSGDVSAVIMKNLPFWAQLSRTPKLEIALMENWEEKIEMIAKATVNENITSIAGVPTWTIFLLQRIMEMKGAKHILEVWPNLELFVHGAVSFTPYRPVFKELIPSPQMHYLETYNATEGFFGIQDQKNSTEMLLMLDYGIFYEFIPSEEFDSEHPKTVALDEVELNTNYAVVISTNAGLWRYKIGDTIKFTSLDPYRFKISGRTKHFINAFGEELIVENAEKAIAFACDVTKALVDDFTAAPRYISEGQKGCHEWIIEFSKLPESIEAFTNALDDHLRKLNSDYDAKRQKDIAVTSPQIHIVDSGTFYRWMKKRGKLGGQNKVPRLSNNREYVDDILKMLAEETV, translated from the coding sequence ATGAAGAAAAGGATTCATCAGATTGAGCTTTTTCTAAAGTATCCCCATGATGTACAGCGAGAAGTATTTGTGAACCTGATAGACACTGCCCAAAAAACCGTTTACGGTAAAGCCTATCATTTCCATGAAATCAATAATTTTCAGGATTTTCAGGAACAGCTACCTGTAGTAAATTACGAAAGCCTATACCCTTATATTGAGCGGGTGATGCGGGGTGAAAGTCATATCCTATGGCCCGGTAAAATTAAGTGGTTCGCCAAATCCTCAGGTACTACTAATGCCAAGAGCAAGTTTATCCCTGTATCTGCTGAAGCTTTGGAAGATTGTCATTATAAAGGTGGTAAAGATTTACTTTCTATTTATGTCAATAATTATCCTGAATCCAGAATGTTTTCAGGTAAAAATCTTGCCATTGGAGGTAGCCAGCAAATCAACCCACTTGATAAAAACGGAGAATCTTTTAGTGGTGATGTATCCGCAGTAATTATGAAAAATTTACCTTTCTGGGCTCAGCTGTCTCGTACTCCCAAGCTTGAAATCGCATTGATGGAGAACTGGGAAGAAAAAATTGAGATGATCGCCAAAGCTACCGTTAATGAAAATATTACCAGTATTGCCGGTGTCCCTACCTGGACCATTTTTCTCTTACAAAGGATTATGGAAATGAAGGGAGCAAAACATATACTAGAGGTCTGGCCAAACCTTGAGCTTTTTGTACATGGGGCTGTTTCTTTTACGCCTTATCGTCCTGTATTTAAGGAGTTGATACCTTCTCCTCAGATGCATTATCTTGAGACTTATAATGCGACCGAAGGCTTTTTTGGCATACAGGATCAGAAGAATTCAACTGAGATGCTCCTAATGCTGGACTATGGCATATTTTACGAGTTCATTCCCAGTGAAGAATTTGATAGTGAGCACCCCAAAACTGTAGCCTTAGACGAAGTTGAACTCAATACAAATTATGCTGTTGTCATTTCAACTAACGCAGGTTTATGGCGCTATAAAATTGGTGATACGATTAAGTTTACTTCACTTGATCCTTACAGATTCAAAATCAGTGGCAGAACCAAACATTTCATCAACGCTTTTGGAGAAGAACTTATCGTAGAAAATGCTGAAAAAGCGATTGCTTTTGCCTGTGATGTGACAAAGGCTTTAGTTGATGACTTTACTGCAGCGCCCCGTTACATCAGTGAAGGACAGAAGGGATGCCATGAGTGGATTATTGAATTTTCAAAACTCCCTGAAAGTATTGAAGCTTTTACTAATGCACTGGACGATCATTTACGAAAACTTAACTCAGACTACGATGCCAAACGTCAAAAGGATATTGCAGTAACCTCCCCGCAAATCCATATAGTAGACTCAGGTACTTTTTATCGCTGGATGAAAAAAAGAGGCAAGCTTGGAGGACAAAATAAAGTTCCCAGACTTTCTAATAATCGCGAATATGTAGATGATATTCTCAAAATGCTAGCGGAAGAAACTGTTTAA
- a CDS encoding NAD(P)H-dependent oxidoreductase: MIITDKALHFREDIGNPIRVGILGAGYMAIGIVNQIVKYTPGMRVAAICNRSLDKAIHCYKKAGVAQIMDCEDPNVLDNCVKKGIATVTSNPEVLAMAKEVDIIVEATGTIAYAAKAVLTAIQHQKPVILMNAELDSTLGPILKHKADLANVILSGSDGDQPGVIMNLYRFVKNMGFTPLVCGNIKGFLDVHKNPEDMEQYAKNAGQNVNMITNFTDGTKIAFEQASVANATGMKVSQRGMNAFRSQEHIDNLTDLYDAEQLKASGGIVDYVVGAKPGPGVYVYATTDDEMSKEYLSYLKLGKGPIYSFYTPYHLCYFEIPNSIARVFHFNDPVMAPIGGPVVEVVTTAKIDLKAGQTLDGFGGYTAYGQCENAEICRKENLLPIGLAEGIVLKRDIAKDEVISLDDIEYPEDNFVFNLYEEQVNHFFPDAKLKKSPMIKH; this comes from the coding sequence ATGATTATTACAGATAAAGCTTTACACTTCAGAGAAGATATTGGTAACCCCATCCGGGTAGGTATACTTGGTGCTGGCTACATGGCCATTGGAATCGTAAATCAGATTGTTAAATACACGCCTGGTATGAGGGTGGCAGCAATCTGTAACAGGAGCTTAGACAAAGCCATTCATTGCTATAAAAAAGCAGGAGTAGCGCAAATTATGGACTGCGAAGATCCAAATGTTCTTGATAATTGTGTGAAGAAAGGAATTGCAACGGTTACAAGCAATCCTGAGGTACTTGCCATGGCAAAAGAGGTAGATATTATTGTTGAAGCCACTGGTACCATTGCATATGCTGCTAAAGCGGTATTAACTGCTATTCAACACCAAAAGCCAGTAATTCTGATGAATGCTGAGCTGGACTCTACATTAGGCCCGATTCTTAAGCATAAGGCAGACCTCGCAAACGTGATATTGAGTGGTAGCGATGGAGATCAGCCCGGTGTGATCATGAACCTCTATCGTTTTGTCAAAAATATGGGATTTACGCCCCTGGTTTGTGGAAATATCAAAGGGTTCCTGGATGTGCATAAAAATCCTGAAGATATGGAGCAGTATGCTAAGAATGCGGGGCAAAACGTCAACATGATTACCAACTTTACGGATGGTACTAAGATTGCATTTGAACAGGCATCTGTAGCCAATGCTACTGGTATGAAAGTGTCTCAGAGAGGGATGAATGCTTTTCGCTCACAAGAACACATTGATAACTTAACAGATCTTTATGATGCAGAACAACTCAAAGCATCAGGAGGTATCGTAGATTACGTAGTGGGTGCCAAACCTGGCCCGGGCGTATATGTATATGCGACTACTGATGATGAGATGTCTAAAGAATATTTAAGTTACCTTAAGTTAGGTAAGGGACCGATTTACAGCTTCTATACCCCCTATCATCTTTGTTATTTTGAAATACCTAATTCTATAGCCAGGGTATTTCATTTTAATGACCCTGTTATGGCGCCCATTGGAGGACCAGTGGTAGAAGTAGTGACCACAGCCAAGATAGATTTGAAGGCCGGACAAACCCTAGATGGTTTTGGTGGATATACCGCTTATGGTCAGTGTGAAAACGCTGAAATATGCAGGAAGGAAAATTTATTACCCATAGGTCTGGCAGAAGGTATAGTGCTTAAGAGAGATATCGCCAAAGATGAAGTGATAAGCTTGGATGATATTGAATATCCTGAAGATAATTTTGTGTTCAACTTGTACGAAGAGCAGGTTAACCATTTTTTTCCGGATGCTAAGCTGAAAAAATCTCCTATGATTAAGCATTGA
- a CDS encoding TraR/DksA family transcriptional regulator, whose product MSQVEKTRYSEEELKEFEVLIDQKLEKAKEELENIKASLSRKNESGTDTTSGNTKLMEDGADTLEKESLSQLAARQQKFINQLESAKARIKNGTYGICVDTGKLISKERLRAVPHTRHSIEAKLKNQ is encoded by the coding sequence ATGAGCCAGGTAGAAAAAACAAGATACTCTGAAGAAGAACTCAAAGAGTTTGAAGTATTGATTGATCAAAAGCTTGAGAAGGCTAAAGAAGAACTTGAAAATATAAAGGCCAGTTTGAGCAGAAAAAATGAAAGTGGCACAGATACTACTTCTGGGAATACCAAACTGATGGAAGATGGTGCTGACACTTTAGAAAAAGAAAGCCTGAGCCAGCTTGCTGCCAGACAGCAAAAGTTCATCAATCAGCTAGAAAGTGCAAAAGCTCGTATCAAGAATGGTACATATGGGATTTGTGTTGATACTGGGAAATTGATTTCTAAAGAGAGGCTAAGAGCAGTTCCTCATACTCGTCACTCTATAGAGGCCAAGCTTAAAAATCAGTAA